AATAGGTTCTTGGCTCTAGATTGATACCTTGTATAAGTTTTTTAAAGAACTCTTCTGCTTTGGTTTTAATTTTTCTATTAAGCACAAAGTAGGTATCTGGATGCCAATGTTCATCTATATGCCAATGGTTTTTGATTTGAGATTTTCGTAGAAAATGTTTTATCTTTTTAGAAACTACATTTTGCCCAATAGTAATAAGTAAATCTGGAGCATAGTTTGGAAAATCTTTCTCCTCTAAATTGAAAATATAACGGTCTATATGCCCAAAAAACTTCTCGTTGTGAAGGTTAGAGTTAACCTCCGTTAAAACCACCGCTGTATGATTTTTAACTAACTGAGAAAGATAGGTTTCTAGCTCTGGATTTTTATCTAAAGTCCCCGTAAGAATCATTATTTTTTTGGAAGTATTCCATTCTGCTACTAAAGTACTGTCTAGCTCAAAACTATTGTTTTTGCTCTCTTTTTCTACGGTAGGCATTACAGGAATTTCGGATACCAAATTGTACAAAGGTTCCTCTAAAGGAATGTTAATATGCACAGGACCTTGCTTCTCTAAGCAAAGTTCTATGGCCGTTTTAATGGTTTTAAAATTATGTTCATCGGCTTCTTCGTGGCTATCCTCCAAAAGTTGAAAATCACCATAAGAATGCTGTTGAAAAATCTGATTTTGTCTAATGGTTTGTCCATCAAAAATATCAGTATAATCAGAAGGTCTATCGGCGGTTAGCAATAATAAAGGAACATTTTGATAGAAAGCTTCTACCACCGCAGGGTAATAATTAGCCACCGCAGAACCACTAGTACAAGACAAAGCCACAGGCTTCTTCTGACTCTTTGCCATACCTAATGCTACAAATCCTGCACTTCTTTCATCCACTATGCTATAAGCATTAAATTCTTCAAACTCCGTAAAATGTATTGCCATTGGAGCATTTCTAGAACCAGGAGAAATTACAATGTTACTAATGCCATATTGAGATAGCAAATGTGCTAAAATTTGTATACTGCGTTTAGAGGTATATTGTTTCATAGAAAAACTTAAAAAACTTTATGCAAAGGTAAGGTATTTTTGAGGTAAGGAAGAATGTAGTGCCGTGTAAATATTATATTTATAATATTTTTTTTAACTTTATCAAAAAATTTAATCAAATGAAAAAACTAAGTTTGTTATTAGGAAGTGTTTTAGCTCTAACCTCTTGTGTTACAAGTAAAACCTATACCATACAATCTAAAAGTAATACCAATACAAAAGGTACAGCTACTTTTACCCAAAAAGCTAAAACAGTTACTTTGAATATAGATGTTCACAACCTAACGCCTGGTAAACACGCCATTCATATTCACGAGTTTGGAGATTGCTCAGCTAAAGATGGTTCTTCTGCTGGTGGACACTGGAACCCTACAGGACACCACCATGGGAAGTGGGATACCGAACATTTCCACATGGGAGATATAGGAAACCTCAATGCCGATAAAAACGGTCACGCAACGCTTACATTTAGCACAGATAAATGGTGTTTGGGCTGTAAAGACGAAACTAAAAACCTTTACAATAAATCTATTATCATCCACGCTGGAGAAGACGATTACCGTACTCAACCCACAGGTAATGCAGGTGGAAGAGTGGGCTGTGTAGAGATAAAGGAATAATTAGAATACAATATTTTTAGGCGAAGTGATAACAAAAGGATTACTTCGCCTTTTGTTTATAACAGATATGTTTACAGACGAATACTTTATGCGAATGGCCTTTCAGGAGGCTCTAAATGCGTTTGAAAAAGACGAAGTGCCTGTGGGCTGTGTAATTGTACACAATGAGAGAGTAATTGCTAGAGGTTACAATCTTACAGAAACTCTAAACGATGTTACTGCCCATGCAGAAATGCAGTCTATAACTTCTGCGGCTAACGCTCTGGGAGGTAAATATCTTAAAGACTGTACTATGTATGTTACACTAGAACCTTGTACTATGTGTGCGGGAGCTTTATTTTGGTCTCAAATTTCTAGAGTGGTTATAGGTGCTAGAGATGAGCATAGAGGTTTTCTAAATCAAAACATCAACCTTCATCCTAAAACCCAAATTACCATTGGTATTATGGAAGACGATTGCCGTAATCTAGTAAAAGAGTTTTTTAAATCTAAGAGGTAATAAGTTATTCTCCCTCAGGAACAAAATCTAAACTTATAGAATTCATACAATAGCGTATGCCTGTGGGCGGAGGTCCATCATTAAATACATGCCCTAAATGAGCTTCACATCTCTTGCATAAAACTTCGGTACGCTCCATACCGTGAGAAGAATCTCTTTTGTAGATAACCCCTTCTTTATTCACTTCAAAGAAACTTGGCCAGCCGCAGGAGGAGGCAAACTTATAGTCTGACTTAAACAAATGGTTGCCACAAGCTGCACAATAGTAGTTTCCCTTTTTATCAAAGTCGTTATATATACCTGTAAAAGGTCTTTCTGTTGCAGCTTCTCTAGCAATAGAATAAAGCTCTGACGAAAGTACCTTATGCCATTCTTCATTGGACAACTTTACTGGAGTAGAGTCTGTATGAGAATAGTAAGGATTATGCTTTATAGATTGTGGCTTTTCCATATTAGAGTTTTTGGGTAAACATTGTAGTAAAGAAAAAATCCCTACTAATGAGATAATTATTGATTTCATCATCACAAAAGTAGAGATTTTTAGTAATATATCACATCTTTATAAGCCAAACTTCTGCATAAGGTAAGTATTGACTTGCTGGACTTCCTCATCGCTTAGCTGTCGGTCGTAGATGAGCACTTCTCCGATTTCACCTTGCCAAACCCGCTTGGTGTCGTTGCGGTCTTTGGAGACTTTACTCACTTTGGCGGCGGGTTTTCCATTCGCCACCCTAAGGGTATAAAGGGTGAGTTGGGAGGTATTGAAATTGGTGGAGAAGTAGCTGGCCGGTTGGTTGTTAATCATGGTAAGTCCATCATCAAGTGGAAAAAACAATTCACTATCTCTCATAAAGGAAGAAGATAATATAGGACCTAATCTTCCGCCACTATGAAAATCGGTGGCATCGCTTCCCAAAATAAAGCTAAAGTTGCTTTTGGTATCCGCATGGAGCTTGGAAACCACAAAAAAGGTTTTGCCTTCATAGGTGGTGTTAAGCTGAATATGCGCATCGCTGTAATCCGATTTTATGTTGATTATCTTTTGGTTATTGTTCCCCGAATTTTTGATTTCAAAAGCGGAGGGATTGATGATATCATAAGCCGATTTTGCAGCATAGTCCAATACGACTTTATTGTTAAGGTCTGCTCCGTCGGCATTTATGCGGGCAATGAGCCCTGGTATGGAAGACGGAAGGTCTTGGACCTCGGTATTCAAGGCATACTTGGTCATAAGATAATCGTTCACTTGTGCCATTTCCTCATCGGTAAGGGATTTATCGAAAACAATCACCTCGGCGACTTCGCCTCTCCAAGTACGATCAGAAAATCCTCGGTCTTTGGAAATGTATCTTACCCTTGCTCCGGTTTTGCCATCGGCCACACGCATAGCGTACACGGAGAGCTTATCCGTATAAAAATTGGTGTTGAAAAAATTTCGGTTAATCCCGTTGATTTGGGTTCTTCCGTTATTAGCAGAATTGAACCGCTGTCTGTCGGACATATAGGCTGAACTAAAGATGCTGCCCAATCGTCCATTGCTATGAAAATCAGCGCTTCCATTATCCCCTAATAGGAAGTTGAAAGCATTATTGGCATTCGGGTTGAGCTTGGAAACCACAAAAAAGGTTTTGCCTTCGTAGGTTTTCCCTAAATCAATATAGCTGTTATTGGCTTTAAAACTTAGTACTGGCTTTCCGTTGTGGAGGTCGGGTGTTTTTTCCAAACTCATTCCAGCGGTATTAACGAGGCTATACACTTCGCCCGTTACTCGGTCGGTTACGGTTTGGTTTTGCATATTAGTTCTATCGGCATCTACCCATACGGATATATTGCCAATAAGCTCCTTCATCACATTTGGAGCATCACAAGCACAGTAAGGGTACACCGTGAAAAAATCGGGGAAGGTCTGGGTATAGTTTTGCCCTTCGCTATCGGTTAAAGTTAGTTTTACGCCAAACTTTCCGTATTTATTATAGACCACGGAAGGCTTATCGGTTTCGGCATTGTTTACTTGTGCTGCTCCGGGGAATTCCCACTGGCGGCTCACAATCGTTTTACCGTAATACAGTGAAATATTATTTGGTTCAAAAACAAAATCTTTAACCACGGTGGTTTTCTTCGGCGATTCGATGTTGATTTTAACCACGTTCATTTTAGCTAAAACATCATCAGGGAGTTTTCTGGTCCAAATCCCGCTTCCGCTGGTCGCCATAAAAAATTCGCCCGTACGGTATTGGATTTTGGGTTCCAAGATGTTGAGGTTAAAAGGCAAATCCTCACTGTATTCTTTCCAAGTACCATCAATATAATAATGCACTTTGGACTGGTTATTTCCGAAAAGAAAAATCACATCGGTTCCCCTTACATTTAGGATATGCTTGTAATTACGGTTAGTATTGGGGTTATCAATATTTTGAAAGGTGCTTCCGCCATCATTACTCACTTTTAAAACATTGTTTCCTGTAGTGTAGGTTCTCAACACATAAATGGTTTTGGGGTCGTTATCCACAATCGCCAAACTCATATTATTGGCAAAAGGCGTTGTTTTTTCTTCCCAATTTTTTCCTCCGTCGGTAGAAGCATACAACTTGTTATTCACTATTAAATACTGATACAAAGGATTAGAGAAAGACACCATATACTGCTGTGGGGCAGTGTCTTTCGAGGTAGTCATTTCCTTTAACAGATACACTTTATTATCCTTATAATTGTAAACTTGTAAGTTGAATTTACCCAAAACCTTTTCTTCTTTGGTCTGCGTAAAATAATACATATTCCCGTTGTGATCTCTTTGGGTATAGTAAGGGAGCCCTCTTCCCGCATAGGGTTCCGAAGGGATTGGGTCTAACTTATACGCTGGAGAGTAAGAGGTATTAACTTCGGGCGAAGCAATGATGCCCGAGAAATCCGAAAAGAAGAAATGCCTTTCGTCATTACCCGGAAGAACATACCCCGTAGAACTTTCGCCACCGCCTAAGTGCTTGAATACGCCTTTACCGTAGGTAGACACATGATAGCTGTCGCCGTTGTGGTACATACCGCCTCCCATATTGGTATTATACTCTCCAAGGTCAAAGCCCCAATAGTCGCCTCCCAGTCCGAAAGTTCGGACTTCGTCCATTGTTTCAAAGAAATCGTTGGAGTAGTTGATGCCTCCATCGGTAGTGAGCCAAGTATCCACGCTACCATCGGCGTTGGTCTGCTGATAAAAGGTCTGCATATCGGGGTGCAACGACTTAGGTCCCCAATAGCCTCCGAAATATTTAAACGTTTGCCCACCATCTCTCGAAATATAGGCATTAAGCCCTCCCACGATAATGGTATTGGCATTAGTTGGTGAGGCAATGATGGCACAGTTGTAAAACCCTTGCGTGTAGCTTCCCGTAGGCTGGAAAGGGAAAGTGGCTAAGTTGATATTGTTGGAGTTGTTGTAGCCTCTTGTTCCTGCTCCGGGACCGTTAGGGTTAGGGAGCGTCCAATTTTCCCCTGCATCATTGCTTCGGTACACGCCCCAATACCCATTATCTCTTGAGGTTTGGTTGGCAATAATGTACGCATACACCACTTGGTCATCAGCGGGGGTTATGGCAAGTCTTGCACCCCAAACATTAGCCATTTTTGTAGCAGGTTCGTACCAACCTTTTCCTTCGGTACCTTTTTTCACCCAAGTTTCGCCGCCGTCGGTGGACTTGTAGAAATACATAAAATTGGTGGCAGCATCATAGGCTACTGCATAAAACTCATTATCGGAGTTAGGGCGTTTAACAATATCCGTAACACAAAGCGGAAGTTTTACTTCGTACTGGTAGCTTACCGACGAGCCGCTTCCCGTTTGTTTTAGTTTTACAATCCCTCGGTTGGTTGCCATTAGGACATTGTCATTTATGGCGTTACCATCGGTAGCAACACTAATGATTTTAGACACATTATTCCCTATGCCTGCATATCGGGTTAGATTATTAAAGTTGGTAAGAATCGTCCAAGTAACGCCGCCGTCCCGTGAGATATAGAGCCCGTGAGCCCCTCCTACAAAAATGACCTTCTCGTCCGAAGCCGAAAAACTTAGGGCGCTAATTTCCTTAATATCGTAGCCTTTAGTGGCTAAGTGCCACATTTTGCCCTTGTTGTGAGAAATATAGACCGTGCCACTTTCTACTGCACACACAGTATGGTTGGGATTGGTGGGCGATTGGGCAAAGGCTCTTACATTGGCTTGGCTGACCACATTGTTCTGCCCCGTATTAGAAAGCAACTGAACGGGACCATAGTAGTGCCACCCCGAAAAAGTGGCGTGATAAGGTATTTCAGAACTGTCATAGATATTAGATGAGGTACTACTAGCTGCTATACCAAAACTCCTTAAAACTCTTCTTAGTAAAGGTGTTTTAGGTCTTTGTGAAAAAGTTTGGTTAAGCTCTTGAGTGGAAGGATAGTCTATATAACCCTTCTCATTGATGTAAGGTTGTATCTCTCTACGCCACTCGAGGTATTCTTTTTCATATTCACTACGGAATTCTTTTTTGATAGGACTACTCTCTTGTCTAGCGTTAGATAACCAAGGTGATTTTTGTACTTTATTTGGATTGGAAGCTTTCATTTTTTTGATTTCTTCCAAGGTCTCAGCATCAAAGTCTAAAGAGGTATTTGCTCTATAAATATCATATAAGGAATCTACAACGAATACATTAGGTTTGCTTTTCTGCATTTCTTTGTAAAATGCAGGAATTTCATCATTTTGTGCTTTTAAGATTCCTACCAAACATAGAAAGATAGAAAATAAATATCTAAACATGCTTCTTTATCTTTTATTTGTATTGAACTAATAGGCTTACAGGAGTATCATTACCTCCCACATCATAAGTGAAGTTGAAATTGCAACAGTCATTATAAGTTGCTACAATTTCTGCAGTGTAGCTACCTGCTGGAAGCTCTTTTATGGTTAATAGCTGCATATTGCCATAGTAGTCTGTAATACCATCAGATAAGAAGGTGTTAGATGCTTTATCTATAATTTCCGAAGTATTATCTGCAATCTTAGTAAGTTTCAACTTGAACAACGGAGCAAAAGCTGAACTTCTTCCTTTGAAGTTTATAGTGCCGTTAAACTGTACTTGCCTACTTTCATTTAGAGTAAATTGCACGGTAGTATTAGGTATAGTAGTCTCTACAGAGCCTTGAGTTACAGAAATACTGCTTGAACTCCTAGTATCCTTAAAATAGGCATAATTTTGAGCGGCAGGATTTCCCTGACTGATAGACACCCAAGAAGCTCCATTCCAAAAAAAGAATGCGTTTTCTTGAGTATTAAATATCAGTTGCCCTTTCTCATTTCCAGAAGTTGGATTTTGGGATACTCTAGGTACTAGAATACCAGCGGAAGAATCTGGTGCATCAGGATTTTTGGTTACAATATCTAAGGTAGCTTTAGGATAAGGTGTGTTAATTCCTACTTGAGAAAATGCACCTGTAGATATTGAGATTAAGAATAAAGAAAATGCATATTTTTTCATAGATTGTTTTTTTAAAAAAAGGGGTGCAAATTTATGACAAATAGTTTAAATAGGCTAAACCGAGCTTCTTTCATTTATCTGCTTGAAAAGATTTAATGCATGACACCTCTTGTAAAATAATTAACTTACGCATCCAAATACCCTAAAAATTTCTGCTAGAAATAGGAAATAAAAAAAGAGAACTTTAAAAAGTTCCCTTTAGTTTAATTAGTGGAGCTGGAGGGATTCGAACCCTCGTCCAAACAAGCAATACGCAAGCTTTCTACATGCTTAGTCTATTTTTAGTTTTCGTCATAAAGCAGACAACAGACCGCCAACTTTATGCTTATCTTTTAAGATTTTCGTCCTTTAGCCAAAGCTTCTAAAGGCTTATTTCTGCATTTCCTATGCCTCATACTCGGACGCCGCAGAACAGAGCTTCCGTGAGACATCTTGTTTCCTTACTATACTTCGGGAAAAGGCTTATCCTACTAATGCTTCGGATTAAGCAGCAAGAGCAAACTCTTCGTTGCCAGTTAAACTTTGTAGCAAGGGATTAAAGAGATCGCGCTACGGTTCTCTGCATGCTTACTTACCTACTGACCTTGCTGTCGAAACCAGTCAGCCCCCGTAAACTTTAGTCCGCAAAGATAGTAATTTTTCTGTTTAAGGAATAATCTTTAACCTAAGTTTATATGATAACCGTTAAATAGTCTTAAAGTCTATTAACCTGCTGTTAAACCAACAACTCTATATTACTTTTTGAATTACATTTGAAAACTAC
The genomic region above belongs to Riemerella anatipestifer and contains:
- the menD gene encoding 2-succinyl-5-enolpyruvyl-6-hydroxy-3-cyclohexene-1-carboxylic-acid synthase; translation: MKQYTSKRSIQILAHLLSQYGISNIVISPGSRNAPMAIHFTEFEEFNAYSIVDERSAGFVALGMAKSQKKPVALSCTSGSAVANYYPAVVEAFYQNVPLLLLTADRPSDYTDIFDGQTIRQNQIFQQHSYGDFQLLEDSHEEADEHNFKTIKTAIELCLEKQGPVHINIPLEEPLYNLVSEIPVMPTVEKESKNNSFELDSTLVAEWNTSKKIMILTGTLDKNPELETYLSQLVKNHTAVVLTEVNSNLHNEKFFGHIDRYIFNLEEKDFPNYAPDLLITIGQNVVSKKIKHFLRKSQIKNHWHIDEHWHPDTYFVLNRKIKTKAEEFFKKLIQGINLEPRTYFNLWEGLKNKLDAKHEEYVSLAPFSDFKCFEIIAQNTPKEYNIHISNSSAIRYAQLFDFQYQNTIYCNRGTSGIDGCTSTAMGFAIANEKPTLLITGDISFFYDINGLWNPYIPPYTRIIILNNGEGNIFRIIPGPDTTNAMDEFIATKHSKNAETIAKHFGFSYFRAEDLVTVERSLPHFFSPDAKPKILEIYTKNASSEEVLKAYFKSLKLD
- a CDS encoding superoxide dismutase family protein; translated protein: MKKLSLLLGSVLALTSCVTSKTYTIQSKSNTNTKGTATFTQKAKTVTLNIDVHNLTPGKHAIHIHEFGDCSAKDGSSAGGHWNPTGHHHGKWDTEHFHMGDIGNLNADKNGHATLTFSTDKWCLGCKDETKNLYNKSIIIHAGEDDYRTQPTGNAGGRVGCVEIKE
- a CDS encoding nucleoside deaminase encodes the protein MFTDEYFMRMAFQEALNAFEKDEVPVGCVIVHNERVIARGYNLTETLNDVTAHAEMQSITSAANALGGKYLKDCTMYVTLEPCTMCAGALFWSQISRVVIGARDEHRGFLNQNINLHPKTQITIGIMEDDCRNLVKEFFKSKR
- the msrB gene encoding peptide-methionine (R)-S-oxide reductase MsrB, with amino-acid sequence MKSIIISLVGIFSLLQCLPKNSNMEKPQSIKHNPYYSHTDSTPVKLSNEEWHKVLSSELYSIAREAATERPFTGIYNDFDKKGNYYCAACGNHLFKSDYKFASSCGWPSFFEVNKEGVIYKRDSSHGMERTEVLCKRCEAHLGHVFNDGPPPTGIRYCMNSISLDFVPEGE
- a CDS encoding WD40/YVTN/BNR-like repeat-containing protein, translated to MFRYLFSIFLCLVGILKAQNDEIPAFYKEMQKSKPNVFVVDSLYDIYRANTSLDFDAETLEEIKKMKASNPNKVQKSPWLSNARQESSPIKKEFRSEYEKEYLEWRREIQPYINEKGYIDYPSTQELNQTFSQRPKTPLLRRVLRSFGIAASSTSSNIYDSSEIPYHATFSGWHYYGPVQLLSNTGQNNVVSQANVRAFAQSPTNPNHTVCAVESGTVYISHNKGKMWHLATKGYDIKEISALSFSASDEKVIFVGGAHGLYISRDGGVTWTILTNFNNLTRYAGIGNNVSKIISVATDGNAINDNVLMATNRGIVKLKQTGSGSSVSYQYEVKLPLCVTDIVKRPNSDNEFYAVAYDAATNFMYFYKSTDGGETWVKKGTEGKGWYEPATKMANVWGARLAITPADDQVVYAYIIANQTSRDNGYWGVYRSNDAGENWTLPNPNGPGAGTRGYNNSNNINLATFPFQPTGSYTQGFYNCAIIASPTNANTIIVGGLNAYISRDGGQTFKYFGGYWGPKSLHPDMQTFYQQTNADGSVDTWLTTDGGINYSNDFFETMDEVRTFGLGGDYWGFDLGEYNTNMGGGMYHNGDSYHVSTYGKGVFKHLGGGESSTGYVLPGNDERHFFFSDFSGIIASPEVNTSYSPAYKLDPIPSEPYAGRGLPYYTQRDHNGNMYYFTQTKEEKVLGKFNLQVYNYKDNKVYLLKEMTTSKDTAPQQYMVSFSNPLYQYLIVNNKLYASTDGGKNWEEKTTPFANNMSLAIVDNDPKTIYVLRTYTTGNNVLKVSNDGGSTFQNIDNPNTNRNYKHILNVRGTDVIFLFGNNQSKVHYYIDGTWKEYSEDLPFNLNILEPKIQYRTGEFFMATSGSGIWTRKLPDDVLAKMNVVKINIESPKKTTVVKDFVFEPNNISLYYGKTIVSRQWEFPGAAQVNNAETDKPSVVYNKYGKFGVKLTLTDSEGQNYTQTFPDFFTVYPYCACDAPNVMKELIGNISVWVDADRTNMQNQTVTDRVTGEVYSLVNTAGMSLEKTPDLHNGKPVLSFKANNSYIDLGKTYEGKTFFVVSKLNPNANNAFNFLLGDNGSADFHSNGRLGSIFSSAYMSDRQRFNSANNGRTQINGINRNFFNTNFYTDKLSVYAMRVADGKTGARVRYISKDRGFSDRTWRGEVAEVIVFDKSLTDEEMAQVNDYLMTKYALNTEVQDLPSSIPGLIARINADGADLNNKVVLDYAAKSAYDIINPSAFEIKNSGNNNQKIINIKSDYSDAHIQLNTTYEGKTFFVVSKLHADTKSNFSFILGSDATDFHSGGRLGPILSSSFMRDSELFFPLDDGLTMINNQPASYFSTNFNTSQLTLYTLRVANGKPAAKVSKVSKDRNDTKRVWQGEIGEVLIYDRQLSDEEVQQVNTYLMQKFGL